GTCGTCTTCGTCCCCGGGCTGTCGCTGTGGCTGCCCGGACTCTTCGGCCTGCTCTGAGCCGGCCCACCCGACCTGCACCCCGACCCGGAAGGTTCCCGATGGATCAGCGGTACGCCACCAGCCCCGAGCACGTGCGCGGGGCGGACACCGAGGAGCTGCGGCGGCGGTTCCTCGTCCAGGACCTGTTCGCCGACGACGAGGCCCGTGCCGTCCACACGCACCACGACCGCGTCGTGCTCGTGGGCGTCGTCCCGGCCACCGGGCCGCTCGCGCTGCCGGCGTTCCCCGAGCTGCGGTCCGCGCACTTCCTCGAGCGTCGCGAGGCGGGCGTCGTCAACGTCGGCGGGCCGGGCACGGTCACCGTCGACGGCGAGACCCACGCCGTCGACCGCGGTGCGTTCCTGTACGTCGGACGCGGTGCGCGCGACGTCGTGCTCGCGTCGACGGAACCGACGGGACCCGACGGCCCGGCCGCGTTCTACGTGTTCTCCGCGCCGGCGCACACGTCGTACCCGACGACCCTCGTCGGGCCCGAGGGCGGGACGGTGCGCGAGCTCGGCGACGCCCTGACGTCGAACCGTCGCACGCTGCGGCAGGTGATCCACGAGGGTGGCGTGCGCAGCTGCCAGGTCGTCATGGGCATGACGACGCTGCACCCCGGCAGCATGTGGAACACCATGCCGGCCCACACCCACGACCGGCGCACGGAGGTCTACCTGTACGTCGACGTGCCCGACGACGCCCGCGTCGTGCACCTCCTCGGCGAGCCGACCGAGACCCGGCACCTGCTCGTCGCGAACCGCGAGGCCGTCCTCGCGCCGAGCTGGTCCGTGCACTCGGGGGTCGGTACCGCGAGCTACGGGTTCATCTGGGCCATGGCAGGCGAGAATCAGTCGTTCGACGACATGGATGGGCATCCCATCACCGACATGCGCTAGCGCGCCGACGACGACAGGTGGACGGACATGGTCTCCGGCTCGACGCCAGCACCCCGCACGCGAGCGGGCGACGAGCCCGACCAGCCCGTCCGCCTCGACCAGGCGCCCGGCGCGAGCGAGAAGACGCTGCTCGTGCTCGAGGCCGCGATGGCGCACGGCCGGTTCACCGACGTCGTCGAGGCCACGGGGCTCGCGAAGGCCACCACGCACCGGATCCTCGCGACGCTCATCGAGCGCCAGTTCGTCGCGGTCGCCGCCGACGGCACGTACCTGCCCGGCCCGAAGATCCTGTCGCTCGCCGGGCAGGCCATGGCGCGCATCGACATCACGGCGATCGCGCAGCCGTTCGTCGACGAGCTCGTCGAGAAGACGCACTGCACCGTCCACGTCGGGGTCAAGAACGGCGACGAGATCGTGTACCTGATCCGCGCCGACTCCGACAAGCCGTACCTCATGCCGTCGCGGGTCGGTCTCGCGATCCCGCTGCACACGT
The sequence above is a segment of the Cellulomonas fimi genome. Coding sequences within it:
- the kduI gene encoding 5-dehydro-4-deoxy-D-glucuronate isomerase, with amino-acid sequence MDQRYATSPEHVRGADTEELRRRFLVQDLFADDEARAVHTHHDRVVLVGVVPATGPLALPAFPELRSAHFLERREAGVVNVGGPGTVTVDGETHAVDRGAFLYVGRGARDVVLASTEPTGPDGPAAFYVFSAPAHTSYPTTLVGPEGGTVRELGDALTSNRRTLRQVIHEGGVRSCQVVMGMTTLHPGSMWNTMPAHTHDRRTEVYLYVDVPDDARVVHLLGEPTETRHLLVANREAVLAPSWSVHSGVGTASYGFIWAMAGENQSFDDMDGHPITDMR
- a CDS encoding IclR family transcriptional regulator translates to MVSGSTPAPRTRAGDEPDQPVRLDQAPGASEKTLLVLEAAMAHGRFTDVVEATGLAKATTHRILATLIERQFVAVAADGTYLPGPKILSLAGQAMARIDITAIAQPFVDELVEKTHCTVHVGVKNGDEIVYLIRADSDKPYLMPSRVGLAIPLHTSGIGKVVLGGFTDQGLERFVERVGLPRRTPNTITTLDGLRAEVAEIRRLGYALDREENVPGVACVAAPIYDTTHTVTYGISISTLTLEHSIDQIEAMAPLAVEAAQKISAALGHTG